The Pygocentrus nattereri isolate fPygNat1 chromosome 4, fPygNat1.pri, whole genome shotgun sequence genome includes a window with the following:
- the znf513a gene encoding zinc finger protein 513a isoform X1, which yields MPRRKQQNPQPVKLDSKDGVGINNTTTNLTFDGDFLLGQDLDFSDPDNDSKIIGLEKFSADISLPSFQLGDEESSSFSRLSMESDADDLHAVENEHEEGTSEANFPPYLSCRGCTQLLDEPLGPGMDLVGPYCLRCCKGNMSGVVDRAQRGLCSGSGSGSQTAGTGTERLGSEDGSLKLHSCMLCGFSSRYTNHVKRHMKVHNGEKPYRCPLCSYASAQLVNLQRHLRIHTGEKPYKCEHCTFACSSLGNLKRHQRMHTVTNPAQTMQRPASGQSLRRPVVGQKRQDVPSASNEGPVRSDAMRSEASLNVGGDSRYLQAFAGLKPEQQSSSRALEQGQARTQAAALPPLLFPFTCRLCGLALDDEDGSSAQICAKCTLEMLTKDTPGSAGERGDKVYTCAACPFLTHYPNHLARHMKTHSGEKPYKCPQCDYASAHFDNLKRHHRVHTGEKPYKCHLCDYACGNLANLKRHQRVHSGAKPFQCAVCNYSCNQSMNLKRHMLRHTGEKPHKCQECGYTTGHWDNYKRHQKKHGLATDGWVKVQLPENEEEGEDDEEV from the exons ATGCCAAGAAGAAAACAGCAGAATCCACAACCTGTAAAGT TGGATTCTAAAGATGGCGTAGGCATTAACAACACCACAACAAACCTTACCTTCGACGGTGACTTTCTTCTGGGACAAGACCTCGACTTCTCAGATCCTGATAATGACAGCAAGATCATAGGCCTGGAGAAGTTTTCAG CTGATATCAGTCTGCCTAGCTTCCAACTGGGAGACGAAGAGAGCTCCTCCTTCAGTCGTCTCAGCATGGAGAGTGATGCAGATGACCTACATGCTGTCGAGAATGAGCACGAAGAGGGGACGTCTGAAGCCAACTTCCCCCCATACCTGTCCTGCAGGGGCTGCACTCAGCTCCTGGACGAGCCTCTGGGACCTGGCATGGACCTGGTCGGGCCGTACTGCCTGCGCTGCTGCAAAGGGAACATGAGTGGTGTGGTGGACAGGGCACAACGGGGACTCTGCTCGGGCTCAGGCTCTGGCTCACAAACTGCAGGGACTGGCACAGAGAGATTGGGGAGTGAGGACGGCTCCCTGAAGCTCCACTCATGCATGTTATGTGGCTTCTCCTCACGCTACACAAATCATGTCAAAAGGCACATGAAGGTTCATAATGGTGAGAAGCCTTACAGGTGTCCGCTGTGTTCTTATGCCTCTGCTCAGCTGGTGAACCTACAGAGGCACTTGCGTATCCACACTGGGGAGAAACCTTACAAATGTGAGCACTGCACATTTGCCTGCAGTTCCCTGGGGAACCTGAAAAGACACCAGCGTATGCATACGGTCACAAATCCTGCTCAGACTATGCAGCGACCAGCGAGTGGCCAAAGCCTCCGACGTCCTGTTGTGGGCCAAAAACGACAAGATGTTCCCAGTGCCTCAAATGAAG GacctgtgaggtcagacgctatGCGATCAGAAGCAAGTTTGAATGTTGGAGGCGACAGCAGGTATCTTCAAGCGTTTGCAGGCCTAAAGCCAGAGCAGCAGTCCTCTTCCCGAGCACTGGAGCAAGGGCAGGCCAGAACGCAGGCCGCAGCTCTGCCCCCATTGCTCTTTCCTTTCACCTGCCGGCTGTGTGGCCTGGCCCTGGATGATGAGGATGGCTCCTCTGCACAGATCTGCGCAAAGTGCACCCTGGAGATGCTCACGAAAGACACACCAGGCTCTGCTGGCGAACGGGGGGACAAAGTGTACACCTGCGCCGCCTGCCCCTTCCTCACACACTACCCTAACCACCTGGCCAGACACATGAAGACACACAGCGGAGAGAAGCCCTACAAGTGCCCCCAGTGTGACTATGCGTCCGCCCACTTCGACAACCTTAAGCGCCACCACCGAGTGCACACAGGCGAAAAGCCCTACAAGTGTCACCTGTGCGATTATGCCTGTGGGAACCTGGCCAATCTCAAGAGGCACCAACGGGTGCACTCGGGGGCTAAGCCTTTCCAGTGTGCTGTTTGCAACTATAGCTGCAACCAGAGCATGAACCTAAAGCGCCACATGCTGCGCCACACTGGCGAAAAACCACACAAGTGCCAGGAATGTGGCTACACCACAGGGCATTGGGACAATTACAAACGGCACCAAAAGAAGCATGGActggccacagatggctggGTGAAGGTGCAGCTGCCTGAGAACGAGGAAGAGGGGGAGGATGACGAGGAGGTGTAG
- the znf513a gene encoding zinc finger protein 513a isoform X2 produces MESDADDLHAVENEHEEGTSEANFPPYLSCRGCTQLLDEPLGPGMDLVGPYCLRCCKGNMSGVVDRAQRGLCSGSGSGSQTAGTGTERLGSEDGSLKLHSCMLCGFSSRYTNHVKRHMKVHNGEKPYRCPLCSYASAQLVNLQRHLRIHTGEKPYKCEHCTFACSSLGNLKRHQRMHTVTNPAQTMQRPASGQSLRRPVVGQKRQDVPSASNEGPVRSDAMRSEASLNVGGDSRYLQAFAGLKPEQQSSSRALEQGQARTQAAALPPLLFPFTCRLCGLALDDEDGSSAQICAKCTLEMLTKDTPGSAGERGDKVYTCAACPFLTHYPNHLARHMKTHSGEKPYKCPQCDYASAHFDNLKRHHRVHTGEKPYKCHLCDYACGNLANLKRHQRVHSGAKPFQCAVCNYSCNQSMNLKRHMLRHTGEKPHKCQECGYTTGHWDNYKRHQKKHGLATDGWVKVQLPENEEEGEDDEEV; encoded by the exons ATGGAGAGTGATGCAGATGACCTACATGCTGTCGAGAATGAGCACGAAGAGGGGACGTCTGAAGCCAACTTCCCCCCATACCTGTCCTGCAGGGGCTGCACTCAGCTCCTGGACGAGCCTCTGGGACCTGGCATGGACCTGGTCGGGCCGTACTGCCTGCGCTGCTGCAAAGGGAACATGAGTGGTGTGGTGGACAGGGCACAACGGGGACTCTGCTCGGGCTCAGGCTCTGGCTCACAAACTGCAGGGACTGGCACAGAGAGATTGGGGAGTGAGGACGGCTCCCTGAAGCTCCACTCATGCATGTTATGTGGCTTCTCCTCACGCTACACAAATCATGTCAAAAGGCACATGAAGGTTCATAATGGTGAGAAGCCTTACAGGTGTCCGCTGTGTTCTTATGCCTCTGCTCAGCTGGTGAACCTACAGAGGCACTTGCGTATCCACACTGGGGAGAAACCTTACAAATGTGAGCACTGCACATTTGCCTGCAGTTCCCTGGGGAACCTGAAAAGACACCAGCGTATGCATACGGTCACAAATCCTGCTCAGACTATGCAGCGACCAGCGAGTGGCCAAAGCCTCCGACGTCCTGTTGTGGGCCAAAAACGACAAGATGTTCCCAGTGCCTCAAATGAAG GacctgtgaggtcagacgctatGCGATCAGAAGCAAGTTTGAATGTTGGAGGCGACAGCAGGTATCTTCAAGCGTTTGCAGGCCTAAAGCCAGAGCAGCAGTCCTCTTCCCGAGCACTGGAGCAAGGGCAGGCCAGAACGCAGGCCGCAGCTCTGCCCCCATTGCTCTTTCCTTTCACCTGCCGGCTGTGTGGCCTGGCCCTGGATGATGAGGATGGCTCCTCTGCACAGATCTGCGCAAAGTGCACCCTGGAGATGCTCACGAAAGACACACCAGGCTCTGCTGGCGAACGGGGGGACAAAGTGTACACCTGCGCCGCCTGCCCCTTCCTCACACACTACCCTAACCACCTGGCCAGACACATGAAGACACACAGCGGAGAGAAGCCCTACAAGTGCCCCCAGTGTGACTATGCGTCCGCCCACTTCGACAACCTTAAGCGCCACCACCGAGTGCACACAGGCGAAAAGCCCTACAAGTGTCACCTGTGCGATTATGCCTGTGGGAACCTGGCCAATCTCAAGAGGCACCAACGGGTGCACTCGGGGGCTAAGCCTTTCCAGTGTGCTGTTTGCAACTATAGCTGCAACCAGAGCATGAACCTAAAGCGCCACATGCTGCGCCACACTGGCGAAAAACCACACAAGTGCCAGGAATGTGGCTACACCACAGGGCATTGGGACAATTACAAACGGCACCAAAAGAAGCATGGActggccacagatggctggGTGAAGGTGCAGCTGCCTGAGAACGAGGAAGAGGGGGAGGATGACGAGGAGGTGTAG